In Schaalia sp. JY-X169, the following are encoded in one genomic region:
- a CDS encoding cell wall metabolism sensor histidine kinase WalK produces MMTKQTVGASFQVRLVALISIVLVLVTVVIGAVTVTLQNDSLVRRVDEQLAKSMALNLGPGVPDQAESFWVDEDGTTENQRIGALNLIVVGGKTWEAQVMTADGNLVRLDQDTIATLLASVHEEPGPYNVYLGELGMYRVLAQAVTDGENDGYAIVGQSLSDVARTTRNLVSLFALTALAGILVASVASAMMVRRTLRPLRALQTTAATISETPLTSGVVTLPERVTGKEYQPGTEVGDLAESFNQMMDHVEHALVHREQSEEKLKRFAADAGHELRTPLATVSGYAEFAQRHNDELPEDVRRSLDRIRSESKRMATIVENLLLLARLDAGEVAPEGSALIAPIILECVSDARVTGADKSWRIEVPDDAAHIEADIPEDALRQALTNLITNARLHTPEGTTVCVSLAMSTDVQCVIRVEDDGPGISPELAQTVFDRFVRGDAARSPLADTCAPGEAAPRSTGLGLSITEQIIRNSGGTVTLDSIPGRTVFSIWLPVAGGGK; encoded by the coding sequence ATGATGACTAAGCAGACTGTCGGCGCATCCTTCCAGGTCAGGTTGGTGGCGCTAATTTCAATCGTCCTCGTCCTTGTCACCGTCGTGATTGGGGCCGTGACCGTCACGCTGCAGAACGACAGTCTGGTGCGACGGGTTGACGAACAACTGGCCAAATCGATGGCCCTCAATCTGGGTCCCGGCGTGCCCGACCAAGCTGAGAGTTTCTGGGTTGATGAGGACGGGACAACTGAGAACCAGCGTATCGGCGCACTCAACCTGATTGTTGTGGGTGGAAAGACCTGGGAGGCACAGGTCATGACGGCAGATGGGAACCTGGTTCGGTTGGATCAGGACACCATCGCGACACTCCTCGCCAGTGTTCATGAGGAGCCGGGCCCCTACAACGTCTATCTCGGTGAACTGGGGATGTACCGGGTCCTAGCCCAAGCAGTCACCGATGGCGAAAATGACGGATACGCCATTGTTGGGCAGTCACTTAGCGATGTTGCGCGAACCACCCGCAACCTGGTCAGCCTCTTTGCCCTGACCGCACTGGCTGGCATCCTGGTTGCGTCCGTCGCGTCGGCCATGATGGTCAGACGCACTCTACGTCCCTTGCGCGCCCTGCAGACAACCGCGGCGACAATCAGCGAAACACCCCTGACCAGTGGTGTTGTCACACTCCCTGAACGGGTGACGGGCAAGGAGTATCAGCCGGGAACCGAAGTTGGCGACCTGGCCGAATCCTTCAACCAGATGATGGACCACGTCGAACACGCCCTCGTCCACCGCGAGCAGTCCGAAGAGAAGTTGAAGCGGTTCGCGGCTGATGCGGGCCATGAACTGCGCACTCCACTTGCCACGGTCAGCGGCTACGCGGAGTTCGCTCAACGTCACAATGATGAGTTGCCCGAGGACGTTCGCCGCTCCCTTGACCGGATCCGCTCCGAATCGAAACGAATGGCGACAATCGTTGAAAACCTGTTGCTTCTGGCCCGACTGGACGCGGGAGAGGTTGCTCCCGAAGGAAGCGCCCTGATCGCACCGATAATCCTCGAGTGCGTCTCAGATGCCCGCGTCACCGGCGCCGACAAGTCCTGGCGTATCGAAGTACCGGACGACGCAGCCCACATTGAGGCGGATATTCCGGAGGACGCCCTCCGGCAGGCATTGACGAACCTCATTACCAATGCTCGGCTGCACACACCGGAAGGTACAACGGTCTGCGTGTCCCTTGCGATGAGCACTGATGTGCAGTGCGTGATCCGGGTCGAGGACGATGGGCCAGGCATATCACCGGAACTAGCGCAGACAGTTTTCGACAGGTTTGTGCGTGGGGATGCTGCTCGTTCTCCGCTGGCGGACACTTGCGCGCCGGGGGAAGCCGCGCCGCGCAGCACCGGTCTGGGGCTTTCCATCACCGAGCAGATTATTCGCAACTCCGGGGGCACGGTGACCTTGGATAGTATCCCTGGTCGCACCGTGTTCTCTATCTGGCTGCCCGTGGCGGGCGGCGGAAAGTAA
- a CDS encoding response regulator transcription factor, producing the protein MNNEQTALTHLDGSPIRVMVVEDDPLLNELLTMAMRAEGWETHSATHGNDALALARDASPDVVIMDIMIPGIDGVEVVRRLRARGDDVPVLFLTAKDELQDKLEGLSAGGDDYVTKPFSLEEVVLRLRAMARRRVISIVEAEDTRLVVGDLVLDPQTHEVTRAGTQIKLTATEFSLLNYLMENPRHVLSKAQILERVWDYNFDGNANVVEIYVSYLRKKIDALGPEMIHTLRGVGYSIRPGDEEAAGG; encoded by the coding sequence ATGAACAACGAGCAGACCGCCCTTACTCACCTCGACGGCTCCCCCATCCGAGTGATGGTGGTTGAGGACGACCCCCTCCTCAACGAACTCCTCACCATGGCGATGCGGGCGGAAGGGTGGGAGACACACAGTGCAACCCACGGGAATGACGCCCTCGCACTGGCGCGCGATGCCTCCCCGGACGTCGTGATCATGGACATCATGATTCCTGGGATTGACGGGGTGGAGGTGGTGCGCAGGCTCCGGGCTCGCGGGGACGATGTGCCCGTCCTCTTCTTGACCGCGAAGGACGAGTTGCAGGACAAGCTGGAAGGTCTTTCAGCAGGTGGGGACGACTATGTCACCAAGCCGTTCAGCTTGGAAGAAGTAGTGCTGCGTCTGCGCGCGATGGCCCGCAGACGAGTGATATCCATTGTGGAAGCAGAGGACACCCGCCTGGTGGTTGGCGACCTGGTCTTGGATCCACAAACCCATGAGGTGACGAGGGCGGGGACCCAAATCAAACTAACGGCCACTGAATTCTCGCTCCTCAACTACCTGATGGAAAACCCCAGGCACGTCCTTTCTAAAGCACAGATCCTGGAGCGAGTGTGGGACTACAACTTCGACGGCAACGCCAACGTGGTTGAAATCTATGTTTCCTACCTACGCAAGAAGATCGATGCGCTGGGCCCTGAGATGATCCACACCCTGCGCGGAGTGGGATACTCGATTAGGCCCGGTGATGAGGAGGCGGCCGGCGGATGA